The genomic region TGGATGGCGCGGGTGACCTCGTCGATGGCCATCATGCCGTCGATGGTCGAGAGCTTCCGACGCTCGGAATAGTAGTGAATCAGCGGTTCCGTCTGGCTGCGGTAGCTGGCAAGCCGCTTGGTCAGGACCTCAGGGGTGTCGTCGAGCCGGACCTCCTCGCCGCGCTCCCGCATCTCGGCGACGCGGGTCTCGACGCGGCTCAAGAGCGCGCTCTCGTTCACCCGGAGCTCGATCACGGCGTCGAGCTTGAGATGCTTGCGCTTGAGCAGCTCGTCCAGCGCCTCGGCCTGCGGCACGGTGCGGGGGAAACCGTCGAGGATGAAACCGTTCTTGGCGTCCGGCTGGTCGATGCGGTCGGAAATGATTCCCACCACGACGTCATCGGGCACGAGGCCGCCACTGGCCATGATCTCCTTGGCCTTCAACCCGACCGGAGTGCCGGCCGCAACCGCAGCACGCAGCATCTCGCCGGTCGAGAGCTGGACGATGCCATAGCGCTGCACCAAGAGCTGGGCCTGAGTCCCCTTGCCCGACCCCGGCGGTCCCAGAAGTATAATTCTCATCGGCGTACGCCCCCCGGATTGGTGAGCGACACGTCGCGCACCTGTGTTTGAAGATCAAGAACGGTGCAAATCACAATCAGCGCCGCACCGCTACCCATATCATAGGGGAGCGAATGGGCGGACGCCAAAAAGGCTTTGAAATCAGGGATTGCGCACAGTGAGGGCCACTCTGCGGATGCGGCCGAGCGGCCCGCCAACGACGATCGCGGACGCACCACATTGGTCGCGTCGCGAATCGGCGGCGCAGTTGCGCCGCCCGAGGGATGCGTTTAGCGGCGGCGGCCCCGCAGCTTCGACTTGCGGATCAGGCCTTCGTACTGGTGCGCCAGCAGATAGCCTTGCACCTGCGCCACCGTGTCCATCGTGACGCTGACGACGATCAAGAGCGAGGTGCCGCCGAAATAGAACGGCACCGAGGCGTAGGAGATCAGGATTTCCGGGATCAAGCAGACGATGGCGAGATAGATCGCGCCCAGAACGGTGATGCGTGACAGCACGTAGTCGATGTATTCCGCGGTGCGCTCGCCCGGACGGATGCCCGGAATGAAGCCGCCGTGCTTCTTCAGATTGTCAGCGGTCTCGGTCGGGTTGAACACGATCGCGGTGTAGAAGAAGGCGAAGAACACGATCAGCGCCAGATACATGATCAGGAACAGCGGGCGGCCATGGCCGAGCTGGGTGGTGATCCACTGGAACCATTCCGGCCCACTTCCCGTGTTGAAGTTCGCAACCGTGGTCGGCAGCAGCAGCAGGGAGGATGCGAAGATCGGCGGGATCACGCCGGAGGTGTTGAGCTTGAGCGGCAGATGCGAGGACTGGCCCTCGAACATCTTGTTGCCGACCTGGCGCTTCGGATACTGGATCAAGAGCCGGCGCTGGGCGCGCTCCATGAACACGATGAAGGCGATCACGGCGACTGCCATGATGATGACAACCAGGATCAGGCCGGTCGACATCGCGCCCTGACGTCCGAGCTCGAGCATGCCGGCGAGCGCCGCGGGCAGCTCGGCGACGATGCCGGCGAGAATGATCAGCGAGATGCCGTTGCCGATGCCGCGCGAGGTGATCTGCTCGCCCAGCCACATCAGGAACATGGTGCCGCCGGTCAGCGTGATCGCCGTGGACAGGCGGAAGAACATGCCGGGCTCGCTGACGACGTTGCCGGCGCCTTCGAGGCCCACCGCGATGCCGTAGGACTGGAATGCGGCCAGGATGACGGTCAGATAGCGCGTGTATTGGTTGAGCGTCTTGCGGCCGGCCTCGCCTTCCTTCTTCAGCGCCTCGAGTTGCGGCGAGACGGTGGTGAGGAGCTGGATGATGATCGAGGCCGAGATGTACGGCATGATGTTCAGCGCGAAGATCGCCATGCGGTGGATGCCGCCGCCGGCGAACATGTTGAACATGCCGAGGATGCCGCCCGCCTGGGAGCGGAACACCTGCTCCCAGATGTTGGGATCGATGCCGGGCAGCGGGATGTAGGTCCCGAGCCGATAAACGAGCAGCGCACCCAGGGTGAACCAGATGCGCTTCTTCAGTTCATCGGCCTTGGCAAACGCGCCGAAATTGAGATTGGCTGCCAGTTGTTCCGCTGCAGAGACCATCTTGGACTTTCTCCCGCCGCCTGTTGCGCCGTCATGCCCGCGGCCGGGCTAGTTTAGCGGACGCCGGACATTATCTGGGGCTCGGCTTCGATAAGTCCACGTCCCGCATGCGTAAAGGCCCGCGCGCCGCGGGCCAATGACGCAGTTGTTACGCCGCCTCGCCTTCTTCCTTGGGCTGGGCGAGGATCTTCACCGAGCCGCCAGCCTTCTCGACCGCCGCGATCGCGGTCTTGCTGGCGCCGTGCACTTCGATGTTGAGCTTGGACTTGAGCTCGCCACGGCCGAGCAGCCGCAGGCCGGCCTTGGCGCGGCGCAGCACGCCGCCCTTCACCAGGGCCTCGACGTTGACGACGCTGCCGGCGTCGATCTTCTTGGCGTCGACCGCTTCCTGGAGCCGGTCGAGATTGATCTCGGCGAACTCGACGCGGAAGATGTTGTTGAAGCCGCGCTTGGGCAGACGGCGATGCATCGGCATCTGGCCGCCCTCGAAACCCTTGATGCGCACGCCCGAACGCGCGGTCTGGCCCTTGCCGCCGCGGCCGGACTGCTTGCCCTTGCCGGAACCGATGCCGCGGCCGACGCGCATACGCTTCTTGCGCGAGCCGGCGTTGTCGGCGATATCGCTGAGCTTCATCGCCCTTCTCCTTGTGTCTTGCGCACGATCTTCACCGAAAACGGCCTCCCGTTTTTCGGGACCGTGCGCCTTTGCTTACTTCTCGTCGATGATGCGGACGAGATGGTGAACCTTCTCGATCATGCCGCGGACCGCCGGGGTATCAGGCAGTTCGCTGGTACGGCCGATCTTGTTGAGCTTGAGCCCGATCAGGGTCGAGCGCTGCGAGTGATGGCGGCGGATCGCGCTGCCGGTCTGCTCGACCTTGATCGTCTTTGCGGTCGTAACGGCACTCTTGGCCATGGGAGTCTACTCCGAAGCTTCCGTTAGTCGGCAGCCGCCTCGGCATCGCCACCGATACGGCGCGACTGCAGAGTGGACACCTTGATGTTGCGGCGGGCTGCGACCGAGCGCGGCGAATCCTGGTGCTTCAGCGCGTCGAAGGTCGCGCGCACCATGTTGTACGGGTTCGACGAGCCGATCGATTTCGCCACCACGTCCTGGACGCCGAGCGTCTCGAACACGGCGCGCATCGGGCCGCCGGCGATGATGCCGGTACCGGCCGGAGCTGCACGCAGATAGACACGGCCCGCGCCATGACGGCCGGCGATGTCGTGATGGAGCGTGCGGCCCTCGCGCAGCGACACCCGCGTCAGGTTGCGCTTGGCGGACTCGGTCGCCTTGCGGATCGCCTCAGGCACTTCGCGCGCCTTGCCGTGACCGAAGCCGGCGCGGCCCTTCTGGTCGCCGATCACGACCAGCGCTGCGAAACCGAAGCGCTTGCCGCCCTTGACGACCTTGGCCACGCGGTTGATGTGGACGAGCTTGTCGACGAACTCGCTGTCACGCTCCTCGCGCTCCCTGCGTTCACGTCCGCCGCCGCGTTGATCGCGTCCACCACGTTGTTCGCGTTCAGCTGCCATGGTTTTTCCAATCCTTCAGAGGCTTACGCCTCAATCCTCAAATTCTGTTAGAAGCTCAGCCCACTCTCACGCGCAGCGTCGGCCAGAGCCTTGACGCGCCCGTGATAGAGATAGCCGCCGCGATCGAACACGACTTCCTTGACGCCCTTCTCGACCGCGCGCTCGGCCAGCAGCTTGCCGACCGCCTTCGCCGCATCGATATCGGCGCCGGTCTTGCCGCCGTCGCGCATCGACTTCTCGAGCGACGAGGCAGAGGCAAGCGTCTCGCCCTTCAGGTCGTCGATGACCTGGGCGTAGATGTGCTTGGACGAGCGGAACACCGACAGGCGCGGACGGCCGCCGGCGGAACGGCGCAGCTTCAGCCGCACACTCCGCTTGCGCCGGGCATTCGTAACCTTGGCTTTCGACATGACCGGCTCCGTTACTTCTTCTTGCCTTCCTTGCGGAAGATGAATTCGCCCACATACTTCACGCCCTTGCCCTTGTAGGGCTCCGGCGGACGATAGGAGCGGATCTCGGCGGCGACCTGGCCGACGCGCTGGACGTCGCTGCCTGCCACCGTGATCTCGGTCGGCTTCGGCACGGTGATCGTGATCCCCTCGGGGATCGGATAGATCACGTCATGGCTGTAGCCGAGCGCGAGCTGCAGGTTCTTGCCCTGCATCGCGGCGCGATAGCCGACGCCGGTAATCTCGAGCTTCTTCTCGAAACCCTTGGTGACGCCTTCGACCAGATTCGCGACCTGGGCGCGAGCGGTGCCGTACAGCGCCCGCGCGCGGTTGGTCTCGATCCGCGGCTTGACCTTGACCTGGCCGTTCTCGAGCTTCACCTCGACGTCGTCGTGGACGATGAACTGAAGCTGGCCCTTCGGCCCCTTCATCTTGACGGTCTGGCCGTCGACGGTCGCGGTAACGCCCGACGGCACCGTCACAGGCTTTTTGCCAACACGTGACATGGATCGAAAATCCTTCTCAGAACACCGTGAAGAGGACTTCACCGCCCACATTCGCGTCGCGCGCGCTGTGGTCGGCCATGATCCCCTTCGGCGTCGACAACACCGAAATGCCGAGACCGTTATTCACCCGCGGCAGGTTCTTCACCGAGGCGTAGACTCTGCGCCCGGGCTTGGAAACGCGTTCAATCTCGCGGATGACGGGCTCGCCGTCGAAATACTTCAGCTCGATCTCGATCTCGCTGCGGCCCGAGGAGTGCTCGAGCGTGGCGTAACCGCGGATGTAGCCCTCGGCCTTCAGAACCTCGAGCACGTTCTCGCGCATCTTCGAGCCGGGCGTGGAGACCTTGGTCTTCGAACGCATCTGCGCGTTGCGGATACGGGTGATCAGATCGCTGATTGGATCGTGCGTAGACATCTAAACGACCCTCCTTACCAGCTGGACTTCACGAGGCCCGGGACCATGCCCTTGGAGCCAAGTTCGCGCAGCGCGATACGGGACAGCTTGTTCTTGCGATAGTTCGAGCGCGGACGGCCCGACAGCTCGCAGCGCATGCGGATGCGGGTCGCCGACGAGTTGCGCGGCATTT from Bradyrhizobium sp. CB1015 harbors:
- the rpsN gene encoding 30S ribosomal protein S14, yielding MAKKSSVEKNNRRKRMVKNAAAKRERLKAIIADKTLPMEERFAATLKLAEMPRNSSATRIRMRCELSGRPRSNYRKNKLSRIALRELGSKGMVPGLVKSSW
- the rplO gene encoding 50S ribosomal protein L15, with product MKLSDIADNAGSRKKRMRVGRGIGSGKGKQSGRGGKGQTARSGVRIKGFEGGQMPMHRRLPKRGFNNIFRVEFAEINLDRLQEAVDAKKIDAGSVVNVEALVKGGVLRRAKAGLRLLGRGELKSKLNIEVHGASKTAIAAVEKAGGSVKILAQPKEEGEAA
- the rpmD gene encoding 50S ribosomal protein L30, with the protein product MAKSAVTTAKTIKVEQTGSAIRRHHSQRSTLIGLKLNKIGRTSELPDTPAVRGMIEKVHHLVRIIDEK
- a CDS encoding adenylate kinase yields the protein MRIILLGPPGSGKGTQAQLLVQRYGIVQLSTGEMLRAAVAAGTPVGLKAKEIMASGGLVPDDVVVGIISDRIDQPDAKNGFILDGFPRTVPQAEALDELLKRKHLKLDAVIELRVNESALLSRVETRVAEMRERGEEVRLDDTPEVLTKRLASYRSQTEPLIHYYSERRKLSTIDGMMAIDEVTRAIHRQLLALGAVEPKTHARSAAKAAPSKKTKTAKNSAKKAPKAAKKPAKSAKTAKKATKKAVKGAKKAAKKTVKKTAKKTVKKGAKKAAKKVTKKRAKR
- the rplF gene encoding 50S ribosomal protein L6, with product MSRVGKKPVTVPSGVTATVDGQTVKMKGPKGQLQFIVHDDVEVKLENGQVKVKPRIETNRARALYGTARAQVANLVEGVTKGFEKKLEITGVGYRAAMQGKNLQLALGYSHDVIYPIPEGITITVPKPTEITVAGSDVQRVGQVAAEIRSYRPPEPYKGKGVKYVGEFIFRKEGKKK
- the rpsE gene encoding 30S ribosomal protein S5, which codes for MAAEREQRGGRDQRGGGRERREREERDSEFVDKLVHINRVAKVVKGGKRFGFAALVVIGDQKGRAGFGHGKAREVPEAIRKATESAKRNLTRVSLREGRTLHHDIAGRHGAGRVYLRAAPAGTGIIAGGPMRAVFETLGVQDVVAKSIGSSNPYNMVRATFDALKHQDSPRSVAARRNIKVSTLQSRRIGGDAEAAAD
- the rplR gene encoding 50S ribosomal protein L18, which gives rise to MSKAKVTNARRKRSVRLKLRRSAGGRPRLSVFRSSKHIYAQVIDDLKGETLASASSLEKSMRDGGKTGADIDAAKAVGKLLAERAVEKGVKEVVFDRGGYLYHGRVKALADAARESGLSF
- the rpsH gene encoding 30S ribosomal protein S8; protein product: MSTHDPISDLITRIRNAQMRSKTKVSTPGSKMRENVLEVLKAEGYIRGYATLEHSSGRSEIEIELKYFDGEPVIREIERVSKPGRRVYASVKNLPRVNNGLGISVLSTPKGIMADHSARDANVGGEVLFTVF
- the secY gene encoding preprotein translocase subunit SecY; the protein is MVSAAEQLAANLNFGAFAKADELKKRIWFTLGALLVYRLGTYIPLPGIDPNIWEQVFRSQAGGILGMFNMFAGGGIHRMAIFALNIMPYISASIIIQLLTTVSPQLEALKKEGEAGRKTLNQYTRYLTVILAAFQSYGIAVGLEGAGNVVSEPGMFFRLSTAITLTGGTMFLMWLGEQITSRGIGNGISLIILAGIVAELPAALAGMLELGRQGAMSTGLILVVIIMAVAVIAFIVFMERAQRRLLIQYPKRQVGNKMFEGQSSHLPLKLNTSGVIPPIFASSLLLLPTTVANFNTGSGPEWFQWITTQLGHGRPLFLIMYLALIVFFAFFYTAIVFNPTETADNLKKHGGFIPGIRPGERTAEYIDYVLSRITVLGAIYLAIVCLIPEILISYASVPFYFGGTSLLIVVSVTMDTVAQVQGYLLAHQYEGLIRKSKLRGRRR